GTTCCAATATTTACaccgtgttttttttaaatacaaatagcgagcaaacgagcaggcgggacacctgatattaagtgattaccgccgcccgtgaacatttgcaacaccagaggaactgccgatgcgttgccggcctttcaggaatttgttggttcgcCCCATTgaataatctagtgggaacaccgccgatgggacaAGATatcacagtttgcacgtgcgtggaaagaagaatCTGGGACAACGGACTGTCGAAGTGCAACAGACACCCAGGTGTTGAGAGTGAAATTAATTACGGTGGCGCGCAGTGCGGTTGTATTCATATAATTGAAGCTTATTTGGGACTAGTaataccatagagcagaaacaaagaggagatgttgtattaagatttccctatgaaatatcgagtgacattttgcggggtgaggggttgtggaacgccgcccacttctcaattttccatctgcgggttagtagcaaaactactcgcttagcgacctaacatcgatatattgatgtcactacatagttcagctatctcacactagatgtcaataagtgtattaattacgtataaaattacttacaaatgaaatgtgataccattcatagcatcagaacgtctgtctgaataactttgacacgataaaacacaacacttcatccttttgttcttaaaaactcgaaaacacaccgataatacgagtctcaatatatgtgaacctgacgaacgcagacagcatactaactaaggccccgcccacagtgatgacgtcaggacctagttgaaaatcacagtgcacagttgcttaggccaactcctcttcgtTTCTGCTCTGTGAGTAATACAATAGTCTCCTTTTCAACTTGGCAAAATCTAggagaaaataaaattactagccaagtgtggattggcttacttcacacacttttgagaacattatggagaactttcaggcatgcaggtttcctcgcgatgatttccttcaccgttaaagcaagtggtacgagtatttaattgcttaaaacgcacatagctcagaaaagttagaggtccttCAGATCGAATCCCGGACCTCCCGACTAGGAGGCCGAAGCCTTAAACACTATCGCCAGTTACTAGTAACTATagctataattaataatatataggtaataggtacctatatacatgttaatttattgtttcaggTTTCTTCACTTACTTCTTTTTAATAGCAAGCTTCTTTTGGATGAACGCTATATCAATACAGATTCTTCTAAGTATAAAGTAAGTTTCATCTTTTTGACAGAAAGTAAAACCGTGCCgtgttattttaaattttcgatgaAAGTAAAGCTGAAATTTTAGGGCGTTACGCGAGACGAGAGAAACTCTAAGGTGCTGCATGTAGAACGCCCTTCCCAgcgtcctttttagggttccttatctgtagagaaaaaaaaaacccttaaaggatcactttgttgtatgtctgtctatctgcctatcttaccgtctgtcgtgtctgtcaagacaagggGAACCAAAACCTATAccgtacttcccgttaacctagaatcattaaaggCATGTAGCAATTActatcttatagcacaagtaaaagacaaatccggaaaccgtgaatttgtagttacagcacaaaataaattaagaagtgttatttcttgaacgaatgatacggaacccttcgtgtgcaagtccgagtcgcacttgaccagttttttctGCCACATAACTTGAGTGACTTCATGGGAAGAGTGTATGTATACGCATCTATGCATCCTAAAATTATGTCTCAAAATGACAACCTTTATGAAAATCTATACTAtccatacatattataaaaattaatatctgtGATTATATTGATTTCAGACGTCCAAGTAGATTCGACTACGGTTGGAAGGAGTTCTTCTGGTACGCTCTGTACGCTTGGGGATGTCCAGCGGCTTTAACAGTATCTATGGTTATTGTTAACTCTGTCTCTGGCTATCACCGAAAGCCTGGTATAGGATTGCATACTTGCTGGTTTTTTAGTAAGTATCACACCTATATTTACACTaacttatgcctgcgacttcgtccgcgtggcccacacaaatttgaaatttgtgtgggccctatacccctattttacccccctgaagggttgaattttcataaatcctttcttaacggatgcctacgttataatagatatctgcatgccgaatttcagcccgatctgacCAGTCAGTGGTTTGGGCTGTACATTGCTAGATCAGCCAGTTAgccagtcaatcagcttttcctttatataataTCCTTTACATACAAGGTAAAGTGAAAAatgtactaataaataaattatactaaaattaaaacttgtttTCAAATCATGCTGCCATGCCTTTGGAAAAGTGTTAGAGACACTTAGTCTCTCAGTTACATACCGGGTAGGTGTTTTTAATCTTCAAGTTTTAATCATAAGTTAATTTGGCCAATTCACACTAAACCTCAATCAACTGCACACCTAAACCTCTCTTGAGAGTCAGCTGGTCTatggtttaaattaaaattccttCAGTAGTTCTCGAGATCCTAACGTTTAGACAAACAAACGCGTCAAAGAAACCTTGTTTCATAACAGATACTAAAATATCTAATCTGTCTCTTTTCAGGCAAGCGAGAACAATGGCAATATATGTACAGCGTTATGACAATCTTGATCCTTGCAAACATCtgcatatttttttacatatcgACTCATCTCTGTCGCCATTCCTTCGCCTCCAGTCACATAAAGGCGCTTAAATATAAGTAAGTTACGTCATGGACTATCCGTAACATCCCATTTTATTGTGTTTTCTTCCTGagtgaaaaaatatttagctgCGATATATagccaaaaaaccggccaagtgcgagtcaggctcgcgcaccgagggtcccgtactacagtcgtattttttcgatattttgcacgataaatcaaaaaccatcatgcataaaaattaataaaatctgttttagaatttacaggtaaagctctgatgatatgatacctcacttggtatagttatttgaaaattgaaaaaactaattatttgtttatgaacacattttttttgtgtttttggatttattcctttacttgtgctatatgacctacctacctacctaccaaatatcatgattctaggtcaacgggaagtgccctatagattttcttgacagacacgacggacagacggacagacagacagacagtaaaGTGATTCTatacgggttccttttttccttttgaagtacggaaccctaaaaatgaatataaaaaGAAATCTCTCTCTGAATCTCAGTGGGAGGTGGGTGGGAcctttgataaaatattatatcaacgaACTAATCCAAGATATTATATTCAAAACAGCTTAAATAACATAAGagtatttaaccgacttcaaaatagTCGGATTATCTTCTCCTTCAATTTCTATTGTATGCTAAATTTCcttattaaccgactttaaaaaaggaggaggttctcaattcgtcggaatctttttttttatgttttatgtatgttccccgattactcgaagatgcCTGGACCGattatgaaaattctttttttgtttgaaagggtatacttcaaagtcccatataaatttggtggagatctgatgaacatctttgaagatagataatggaactcctcaacggataagagtaaattgctcgcgatcagtgtaatagcttagtaataaacagtagatttttaaccaggcatagcatattttatacCATGGGGTcattaaaaattgtgaaataaattttttttataaaaaaaataaaaaccgacttcaatacctagccacaaacactaaaaattaaaaaattatttaatttattaccgaatatattatgcatacaagagttccatgataatattttttggggtcggtgccaatgaggtgccattgtggaatctcataaaaatatgaaggcaccggcaccaaaaagtattgtcatggaactatattaactcttgtacctatacataatatattcagtaaaaaattaaattattttttaatgtttagtgtttgtggctaggtattgaagtcggtttttattttgttgtacaAAACTTTTTAAGTATGGAGACaactaattattaaaattagctTTAACCagcttaaataaaaacattagttttgtagtacacatattattatgtctgtCGCACacatttgtatgtatgtatgtcgcATAACTCATAATATGTGGTCTAGCGGTAAATAAGAGACGCCGGAACAGACGATAGCCTAACTTCAAAATAGGTGTACAAATACaagaaaaaatgttttatttgaagCTGGTAAAAGCTACTAAAATTAGATCAAAAGAGCCTAAATTTCTTTAAATATTagatataaatactatctgtcccggcttactcacgtgtgtagtcgacgttagcccgactagtttcgaacccatccggggtccttttctagtctagtcgggctaacgtcgactacacacgtgagtaagccgggacagatagtatttataatggaaatcactcacggtagtttaaacgctaaaatttttagtaattttttaaggaacttttatttatttaccttgcAGGTTCGTTATGACAGTAAGAATGTTCATCATAATGGGATTGCCGTGGATATTTGAAATGATCAGTGCATTATGCAAACCTCACGTTTTTTGGTAAGtgatatgtatacctacttccttattttataagcACTTCCGTTTATTAAACCgctaataaaagttattttttgatacaaaatccaaatttttttgtttaatgaGCACAGAGGGAGAGCAAAGAAAAGcaccatattgattttttagaGCTAttgtatagaaaaaaaattggcagaCGATGCGACGGTGGTGACGACTGCCGACATAAgtcaaaacttaaaactatgaactaaaagtgttttttttttatgaattttcaattttctaagtaagttaactatatcaagtggggtattatatgaaaggtcttcacctgtgcattctaaaacagatttttatttagttttatgtatcatagtttttgaattatcctgcaaaatgtcgaaaaaatacgactgtagtacggaaccctcattgcgcgagcctgactctcacttggccggttttttacatctatcggcactccgagcactattaacattagcatgtcggtgacgcgaccttaatcttttacaaaatcaaaatcgcctagaagttttcacttcaataatATAGAACTCGCAGCACATTATCTTTAATAACCAATACTGATTATTTAATATGGCTTTTCAGGGTCATAACAGATATATTCAATACGTTACAAGGAATATTCATATTTCTTCTGCTCGTCGTGTTCCGAAAACGCGTGATAAAAGCAATGTTCAGGAGAGGTTGGCTAGATTGTATTTCGGGATTCATCGAACGCCACCTGGCCGTGGGTGATGACGACGAAGAAGACGTGGTGCACCAAACCATGGACGTCGGTCTTCAGGAAGAATTTAAAAAGTAGATACTAAGCGTCGC
This genomic stretch from Maniola hyperantus chromosome 18, iAphHyp1.2, whole genome shotgun sequence harbors:
- the LOC117990685 gene encoding probable G-protein coupled receptor Mth-like 2, yielding MCRDKYSILYLVIHNKAKMKLILFLVAFCLVSCGCEPEVAFCCKPEQGVLADSESENLCVDINNNTIKTPAKLACENVTHIDESYLDYTITDDGRMILLMGELEKHFDTDLFCIANRTLSHNDRILVLCDEAEEEEIIDESILAYCMYVSVVFLFLTLIVYCALPEMRDLQGKSLINFCGSLAIGLGILGALKLNFSYTHLGLCAARGFFTYFFLIASFFWMNAISIQILLSIKRPSRFDYGWKEFFWYALYAWGCPAALTVSMVIVNSVSGYHRKPGIGLHTCWFFSKREQWQYMYSVMTILILANICIFFYISTHLCRHSFASSHIKALKYKFVMTVRMFIIMGLPWIFEMISALCKPHVFWVITDIFNTLQGIFIFLLLVVFRKRVIKAMFRRGWLDCISGFIERHLAVGDDDEEDVVHQTMDVGLQEEFKK